One window of Solwaraspora sp. WMMA2056 genomic DNA carries:
- a CDS encoding helix-turn-helix domain-containing protein, whose product MPASPPADRPSTDQIVARYLAGAPIRRIAADLGVSYSYVHRRLHYSGVTVRRRGGNHVTPIAETAERPDSAPRARRSTLD is encoded by the coding sequence ATGCCGGCCAGCCCGCCAGCAGATCGTCCGAGCACCGATCAGATCGTCGCCCGGTATCTCGCCGGGGCACCGATCCGGCGGATCGCCGCGGACCTCGGCGTCTCCTACAGCTACGTACACCGCAGACTGCACTACTCCGGCGTGACGGTACGCCGACGCGGCGGCAACCACGTCACCCCAATCGCTGAGACGGCTGAGCGCCCGGACAGCGCCCCGAGGGCACGACGCAGCACACTGGACTGA
- a CDS encoding zf-HC2 domain-containing protein — translation MGCADYRELLSAELDGEADQAETAAAQGHLAGCPQCRTWYADASEVTVLARRTGPLPLGVVDDAVLAALPTPRRLTADHLTLVLRYALGLLGVAQFLLGAAQIGGVADGHLHVPDAVGGTAPNHLWHESAAWNVALGAGFAWIALRRTRPAGILPTLTAFVAVLALLSVNDAITGRVDYPRLLSHGLVVMGYLLLLTLGRLGRDPDTPVHGTPRGRSRWRVHLDDETPAASQRVPLRLVGDASLSVRPDRQRDRAA, via the coding sequence GTGGGGTGCGCGGACTATCGAGAGTTGCTGTCGGCTGAACTCGACGGGGAGGCCGACCAGGCGGAGACGGCAGCGGCCCAGGGCCACCTGGCCGGCTGCCCGCAGTGCCGGACCTGGTACGCCGACGCCAGCGAGGTGACGGTCCTCGCCCGCCGTACCGGACCGCTGCCGCTCGGCGTGGTCGACGACGCAGTCCTGGCGGCGTTGCCGACGCCCCGGCGGCTGACCGCTGACCACCTCACCCTCGTCCTGCGGTACGCCCTGGGACTTCTCGGTGTCGCCCAGTTCCTGCTCGGCGCGGCCCAGATCGGTGGGGTCGCCGACGGCCACCTGCACGTACCAGACGCGGTCGGTGGGACCGCGCCGAACCACCTGTGGCACGAGTCGGCGGCCTGGAACGTCGCGCTGGGTGCCGGGTTCGCCTGGATCGCGCTGCGGCGGACCCGGCCGGCGGGGATCCTGCCCACCCTGACCGCGTTCGTCGCGGTGCTGGCACTGCTGTCGGTCAACGACGCGATCACCGGCCGGGTCGACTACCCCCGGCTGCTCAGCCACGGCCTGGTGGTCATGGGCTATCTGCTGCTGCTCACGCTCGGCCGGCTCGGACGCGACCCCGACACGCCGGTGCACGGTACGCCACGGGGGCGGTCCCGGTGGCGGGTGCACCTCGACGACGAGACGCCCGCAGCCAGCCAGCGGGTGCCGCTGCGGCTGGTCGGCGACGCCTCGCTGTCGGTCCGGCCGGACCGACAGCGCGACCGCGCCGCCTGA
- a CDS encoding sigma-70 family RNA polymerase sigma factor produces the protein MPHAGSDDDQVTRWALAARDGDRAAATAFIRATQPHVQRFLAHLAGSGDAEDLTQETYLRAMRSLPRFAARSTARTWLLSIARRVAVDHVRSAMARPRVADLDDWQAVAESTTAGRGARFEDAVVLEQLLATLEVDRREAFVATQVLGLSYAEAAEVCDCPVGTIRSRVARAREDLVAAMAAPGRGDRRHLRAIS, from the coding sequence ATGCCGCACGCCGGATCGGACGACGACCAGGTGACCAGGTGGGCTCTTGCCGCCCGCGACGGGGACCGGGCCGCAGCCACCGCGTTCATCCGTGCCACCCAGCCGCACGTGCAGCGGTTCCTCGCCCACCTGGCCGGCAGCGGCGACGCCGAGGACCTCACCCAGGAGACCTACCTGCGGGCGATGCGGTCGTTGCCGAGGTTCGCCGCCCGGTCGACCGCGCGGACCTGGCTGCTGTCGATCGCCCGCCGGGTCGCGGTCGACCACGTCCGGTCGGCGATGGCCCGGCCGAGGGTCGCCGACCTCGACGACTGGCAGGCGGTCGCGGAGAGCACCACTGCCGGGCGCGGCGCACGCTTCGAGGACGCCGTCGTTCTCGAGCAGTTGCTCGCCACCCTGGAGGTGGACCGTCGGGAGGCGTTCGTGGCCACCCAGGTGCTCGGGCTGAGCTACGCGGAGGCCGCCGAGGTGTGCGACTGCCCGGTCGGCACCATTCGGTCGCGGGTCGCCCGGGCCCGGGAGGACCTGGTCGCGGCGATGGCCGCACCGGGCCGCGGCGACCGGCGGCACCTACGGGCGATCAGCTGA
- a CDS encoding MBL fold metallo-hydrolase: protein MPARIDHTVTSGTFSLDGQTFDVDNNVWVIGDDTECVVLDAPHDVDAIRTVIGDRTVAAIIATHAHDDHVRKAPALADVTGAPVLLHPADRVLWDQVHPGRAPDGELADGQLIAVAGTVLQVLHTPGHSPGACCLYAADLGVVFTGDTLFAGGPGATGRSYSDFGTIVTSIQDRLLGLPAATVVHTGHGDSTTIGAEAPQLDEWLARGH from the coding sequence ATGCCGGCCCGGATCGACCACACCGTCACCTCGGGGACGTTCAGCCTCGACGGGCAGACCTTCGACGTCGACAACAACGTCTGGGTGATCGGCGACGACACCGAATGCGTCGTCCTGGACGCGCCACACGACGTCGACGCGATCCGTACCGTGATCGGCGACCGCACCGTCGCTGCGATCATCGCCACGCACGCCCACGACGACCACGTCCGGAAGGCGCCGGCGCTGGCCGACGTCACCGGCGCGCCGGTGCTGCTGCACCCCGCCGACCGGGTGCTGTGGGACCAGGTCCACCCGGGCCGCGCGCCGGACGGTGAACTGGCCGACGGTCAGCTCATCGCCGTCGCCGGCACCGTCCTGCAGGTGCTGCACACCCCGGGGCACAGTCCCGGGGCCTGCTGCCTGTACGCCGCCGACCTCGGCGTGGTCTTCACCGGGGACACCCTGTTCGCCGGCGGACCCGGTGCCACCGGCCGCTCCTACAGCGATTTCGGCACCATCGTCACGTCGATCCAGGATCGGCTGCTCGGGCTGCCCGCCGCAACGGTGGTGCACACCGGGCACGGCGACAGCACCACGATCGGGGCCGAGGCACCCCAGCTCGACGAATGGCTCGCCCGCGGGCACTGA
- a CDS encoding S-(hydroxymethyl)mycothiol dehydrogenase yields MGQQVRGVISRSTGIPVEVATIVVPDPGPGEAVVRIQACGVCHTDLHYREGGISDDYPFLLGHEAAGVIEQVGDGVTDVAPGDFVVLNWRAVCGTCRACLRGRPWYCFATHNATRKMTLTDGTVLSPALGIGAFAEKTLVHAGQCTKVDPAARPAAVGLLGCGVMAGLGAAINTGGVGRGDSVAVIGCGGVGDGAIAGAALAGATTIVAVDTDPRKLDWARGFGATHTVDARTEDVVARIQALTGGHGADVVIDAVGRPETWKQAFYARDLAGTVVLVGVPTPQMRVELPLLDVFGRGGALKSSWYGDCLPSRDFPMLTELYRQGRLDLDAFVTEEISLDQVEEAFTKMHHGDVLRSVVIF; encoded by the coding sequence ATGGGCCAGCAGGTACGGGGGGTGATCTCCCGGAGCACCGGCATCCCGGTCGAGGTCGCCACGATCGTCGTTCCCGATCCCGGACCGGGTGAGGCGGTGGTACGGATCCAGGCGTGCGGGGTCTGCCACACGGACCTGCACTACCGCGAGGGCGGCATCAGCGACGACTACCCGTTCCTACTCGGCCACGAGGCGGCCGGCGTGATTGAACAGGTCGGCGACGGAGTCACCGACGTGGCCCCCGGCGACTTCGTGGTGCTCAACTGGCGGGCGGTCTGCGGCACCTGCCGGGCCTGCCTACGGGGCCGGCCCTGGTACTGCTTCGCCACCCACAACGCGACCCGGAAGATGACCCTCACCGACGGCACGGTCCTGTCCCCCGCGCTGGGCATCGGCGCGTTCGCCGAGAAGACGCTGGTCCACGCGGGCCAGTGCACCAAAGTCGACCCCGCAGCCCGGCCGGCCGCCGTCGGGCTGCTCGGCTGCGGGGTGATGGCCGGCCTCGGCGCGGCGATCAACACCGGCGGCGTCGGCCGGGGCGACTCGGTCGCGGTGATCGGCTGCGGCGGGGTCGGCGACGGCGCCATCGCCGGTGCCGCGCTCGCCGGCGCGACGACGATCGTCGCCGTCGACACCGACCCCCGCAAACTGGACTGGGCGCGCGGCTTCGGCGCCACCCACACCGTCGACGCCCGCACCGAGGACGTGGTCGCCCGGATCCAGGCGCTGACCGGCGGACACGGTGCCGACGTCGTCATCGACGCCGTCGGGCGACCGGAAACCTGGAAACAGGCATTCTACGCCCGTGACCTGGCCGGGACCGTCGTCCTGGTGGGTGTGCCCACCCCGCAGATGCGCGTCGAGCTACCGCTGCTGGACGTGTTCGGTCGCGGCGGCGCGCTCAAGTCCAGCTGGTACGGCGACTGCCTGCCCTCGCGTGACTTCCCGATGCTCACCGAGCTGTACCGGCAGGGGCGGCTGGACCTGGACGCCTTCGTCACCGAGGAGATCTCCCTCGACCAGGTGGAGGAGGCGTTCACCAAGATGCACCACGGTGACGTGCTGCGCTCGGTGGTGATCTTCTGA
- a CDS encoding osmoprotectant NAGGN system M42 family peptidase, translating to MPADPNAPAPLKLDLDYLQQVLLELLDIPSPSGRTDHVQQYVGERLSALGIPFTVTRRGALSASLCGPRTTGADRAIVVHTDTIGGMVKRLKENGRLELKQIGTHSARFAEGAHVRIFTDELDRVITGQVLPLKASGHRYNEGVDLQGVGWEQVEVRIDEPVDDIAGLRALGIDVGDFAAILPVPTITPSGYVKSRHLDDKAGVASVLTAVKAMVDAGRQPPVTAHLLITCTEEVGHGASHGLDPDVAEIVSVDAAVVAPGQQSREDAATLAMGDGVGPFDYHLTRKLAGLAAEHDVDLVRDVFDYYRSDVAAAVEAGAHARVALLGFGVDATHGHERTHLDGLRHLTQLLCLYLQSELVFPEWDAEPDGDLADFPSLAVQPAQEAGPREGPIGVV from the coding sequence ATGCCGGCCGACCCGAACGCCCCCGCCCCACTGAAACTCGACCTGGACTACCTGCAGCAGGTGCTGCTCGAGTTGCTGGACATCCCGAGCCCGTCCGGCCGCACCGATCATGTGCAGCAGTACGTCGGGGAGCGGCTGTCCGCGTTGGGTATCCCGTTCACCGTCACCCGGCGCGGCGCGCTCAGCGCCTCGCTGTGCGGTCCGCGCACCACCGGCGCGGACCGGGCCATCGTGGTGCACACCGACACCATCGGCGGAATGGTCAAACGGCTCAAGGAAAACGGCCGGCTCGAGCTCAAGCAGATCGGCACCCACAGCGCCCGCTTCGCCGAAGGCGCCCACGTGCGGATCTTCACCGACGAACTGGACCGGGTGATCACCGGTCAGGTGCTGCCGTTGAAGGCCAGTGGGCACCGCTACAACGAGGGTGTCGACCTGCAGGGCGTCGGCTGGGAGCAGGTCGAGGTCCGCATCGACGAACCGGTCGACGACATCGCCGGGCTGCGGGCCCTCGGCATCGACGTCGGCGACTTCGCCGCGATCCTGCCGGTGCCGACGATCACCCCGAGCGGGTACGTCAAGTCCCGGCACCTCGACGACAAGGCCGGCGTCGCGTCGGTACTGACGGCCGTGAAGGCGATGGTCGACGCCGGCCGGCAGCCACCGGTGACCGCACACCTGCTGATCACCTGCACCGAGGAGGTCGGCCACGGGGCCAGCCACGGTCTCGACCCCGACGTGGCTGAGATCGTCTCGGTCGACGCGGCGGTCGTCGCCCCGGGGCAGCAGTCCCGCGAGGACGCCGCGACCCTGGCGATGGGTGACGGCGTCGGCCCGTTCGACTACCACCTGACCCGCAAGCTGGCCGGGCTCGCCGCCGAACACGACGTCGACCTCGTTCGTGACGTGTTCGACTACTACCGCTCCGACGTGGCGGCGGCGGTGGAGGCCGGCGCGCACGCCCGTGTCGCGCTGCTGGGCTTCGGGGTGGACGCCACCCACGGTCACGAACGCACCCACCTGGACGGGCTGCGGCATCTCACCCAACTGCTCTGCCTGTACCTGCAGAGCGAGCTGGTGTTCCCCGAGTGGGACGCCGAGCCCGACGGCGATCTGGCGGACTTCCCCTCGCTGGCGGTACAGCCGGCCCAGGAGGCAGGGCCCCGGGAAGGGCCGATCGGCGTGGTGTGA